One window from the genome of Roseomonas haemaphysalidis encodes:
- a CDS encoding HNH endonuclease — protein MSAGTSSFPALVLNADFRPLSYYPLSLWAWQDAVKAVYLDRVSVLSEYDTAVHSPNHTIRLPSVIALKEYIPAARRPAFTRFNVFLRDSFSCVYCHAERPTPELTFDHVIPRSRGGRTSWDNVVTACGPCNLRKADKLPREIKMFPRHTPRQPTSWELQENGRAFPPNYLHKSWRDYLYWDSELEG, from the coding sequence ATGTCGGCGGGGACCAGCAGCTTCCCCGCCCTGGTGCTCAACGCGGACTTCCGTCCGCTGTCCTATTACCCGCTCTCGCTGTGGGCGTGGCAGGATGCGGTCAAGGCGGTGTATCTGGACCGCGTGTCCGTGTTGTCGGAATACGACACGGCGGTGCATTCGCCCAACCACACCATCCGCCTGCCCAGCGTGATCGCGCTCAAGGAATACATCCCGGCGGCGCGCCGCCCGGCCTTCACGCGCTTCAACGTCTTTCTGCGCGACAGCTTCTCCTGCGTGTATTGCCACGCCGAGCGGCCGACGCCTGAGCTGACCTTCGACCACGTGATCCCCCGCTCCCGCGGCGGGCGCACCAGCTGGGACAACGTCGTCACCGCCTGCGGCCCCTGCAACCTGCGCAAGGCCGACAAGCTGCCCCGCGAGATCAAGATGTTTCCCCGCCACACGCCGCGCCAGCCGACCAGCTGGGAGCTGCAGGAAAACGGCCGCGCCTTCCCGCCCAACTACCTGCACAAGAGCTGGCGCGACTACCTGTACTGGGACAGCGAGCTGGAAGGCTGA
- a CDS encoding alpha/beta hydrolase — protein MASTDTLRCGPKNGGSPSMIVFLLHGLGADGNDLIDLAPHWGATVPDALFVAPHAPDPHDGAPFGRQWFSLMERTEAARLAGVAAARPVLDAMIDAECARAGLPASAVVLMGFSQGAMMALYTGLRRPRPPAGIMAYSGMLIGGVEGIVSRPPVLLVHGEVDEVVPAAASQQAESALRAAEVPVDSTFSPRLGHGIDDAGLSAGSLFLQRASAGITAA, from the coding sequence ATGGCCAGCACGGACACATTGCGCTGCGGGCCGAAGAATGGCGGCTCGCCATCCATGATCGTGTTTCTGCTGCACGGCCTGGGGGCGGATGGCAATGACCTGATCGACCTCGCGCCCCACTGGGGCGCCACGGTGCCGGACGCGCTGTTTGTCGCCCCGCATGCGCCCGATCCGCATGACGGCGCGCCCTTCGGCCGCCAGTGGTTCAGCCTGATGGAGCGGACCGAGGCCGCGCGCCTGGCCGGCGTCGCGGCCGCCCGCCCGGTGCTGGATGCCATGATCGACGCCGAATGCGCCCGTGCCGGGTTGCCGGCCTCGGCGGTGGTGCTGATGGGCTTCAGCCAGGGCGCGATGATGGCCTTGTACACCGGGCTCCGCCGTCCGCGCCCGCCGGCCGGCATCATGGCCTATTCCGGCATGCTGATTGGTGGCGTGGAGGGGATCGTGTCCCGCCCCCCGGTGCTGCTGGTGCATGGCGAGGTGGACGAGGTGGTGCCGGCCGCCGCCAGCCAGCAGGCCGAGTCGGCCCTGCGCGCGGCGGAGGTGCCGGTGGACAGCACCTTTTCGCCCCGCCTGGGCCACGGCATCGACGATGCCGGCCTGTCCGCGGGCAGCCTGTTCCTGCAACGGGCCTCCGCCGGCATCACCGCCGCGTGA
- the gluQRS gene encoding tRNA glutamyl-Q(34) synthetase GluQRS, whose product MAATIVTRFAPSPTGRLHLGHAHAALLAWQAAREAGGRFLLRIEDIDPVRCRPEFTAGILEDLAWLGLDWDGAPRVQSAHLPDYRAVLDRLRGRGLVYPCFCTRADIAREVAASGHAPHGPDGVLYPGTCRRLSEAERRVRIAGGEAYALRLDMAAALAGLDGPLFFEEADRGRLRCDPARFGDVVLARKDTPASYHLCVTHDDALQGVMLVTRAEDLLPATDLHRLLQALMGWPVPRYRHHGLLLGADGKRLSKRDNAPTLAALREAGRPPGEVRALAASQVRP is encoded by the coding sequence ATGGCCGCAACCATCGTCACACGCTTCGCGCCCAGCCCCACCGGGCGGCTGCACCTGGGCCACGCCCACGCCGCGCTGCTGGCGTGGCAGGCGGCACGCGAGGCCGGCGGCCGGTTCCTGCTGCGCATCGAGGATATTGACCCTGTGCGGTGCCGCCCGGAATTCACCGCCGGCATCCTGGAGGACCTGGCCTGGCTCGGCCTGGACTGGGATGGCGCGCCACGGGTGCAGTCGGCGCATCTGCCGGACTACCGCGCGGTGCTCGACCGGCTGCGGGGCAGGGGTCTGGTCTATCCCTGCTTCTGCACCCGCGCCGACATCGCCCGCGAGGTGGCGGCCAGTGGCCATGCGCCGCATGGGCCGGACGGGGTGCTCTACCCCGGCACCTGCCGCCGGTTGTCGGAAGCCGAGCGCCGGGTGCGCATCGCGGGCGGCGAGGCCTATGCCCTGCGGCTGGACATGGCGGCGGCGCTGGCGGGCCTGGACGGACCGTTGTTCTTCGAGGAAGCGGATCGGGGCAGGCTGCGCTGCGACCCGGCGCGGTTCGGCGACGTGGTGCTGGCGCGCAAGGACACGCCCGCCTCCTACCACCTCTGCGTCACGCATGATGACGCCTTGCAGGGTGTCATGCTGGTGACGCGGGCCGAGGATCTGCTGCCGGCCACCGACCTGCACCGCCTGTTGCAGGCGCTGATGGGATGGCCGGTACCGCGCTACCGGCACCACGGGCTCTTGCTGGGGGCAGACGGCAAGCGCCTGTCCAAGCGCGACAACGCCCCCACCCTGGCGGCGCTGCGCGAAGCGGGCCGCCCCCCCGGGGAGGTGCGGGCCCTGGCCGCGTCTCAGGTGCGGCCGTAG
- a CDS encoding mannose-1-phosphate guanylyltransferase/mannose-6-phosphate isomerase, whose translation MVEANSQRIVPVVLCGGTGSRLWPLSREGYPKQFWPLVSTGTTMLQDTVGRAAGAGFAAPIVVCNEAHRFMVAEQLQAAGVGNPTIVLEPVARNSAPAIAAAALLAHEADPNAVLWLMAADAAISDNAALARALELAAAAARAGRIVAFGMQPTAPETGYGYIETGAAISGMDGVSEIARFVEKPDAATAATFLADGRHLWNSGMFVATAATLLAELERLAPELLAAVRAAVADATRDLDFVRLAVESFTRAPDISIDYAVMEKTAHAAVVPASIGWSDVGSWSALWEISPQDEQGNATIGPVELLDAKNCYVRSEGMLTTVVGLENVVTVVTDDAVLVMHRDRSQDVKTLLTQLKKSGRKEATEHRRSFRPWGHYEGLIQGDRFQVKKISVKPGAKLSLQKHFHRAEHWVVVNGTAIVERDAERILLRENESVYLPLGCVHRMENPGMIPLTLIEVQSGAYLGEDDIVRFEDTYGRT comes from the coding sequence ATGGTCGAAGCCAACTCCCAGCGGATCGTGCCTGTCGTCCTGTGCGGCGGCACCGGCAGCCGACTTTGGCCGCTGTCCCGCGAGGGCTATCCGAAGCAGTTCTGGCCGCTGGTTTCGACGGGCACGACCATGCTGCAGGACACGGTGGGGCGCGCCGCGGGCGCCGGCTTCGCCGCGCCCATCGTCGTCTGCAATGAGGCGCATCGCTTCATGGTGGCCGAGCAGCTGCAGGCCGCGGGCGTCGGCAACCCGACCATCGTGCTGGAGCCGGTGGCACGCAACAGCGCGCCCGCCATCGCTGCCGCCGCGCTGCTGGCGCACGAGGCCGACCCCAACGCCGTGCTGTGGCTGATGGCGGCCGATGCCGCGATCTCGGACAACGCCGCCCTGGCGCGCGCGCTGGAGCTCGCCGCCGCCGCCGCGCGCGCCGGCCGCATTGTCGCCTTCGGCATGCAGCCGACGGCGCCCGAGACGGGCTACGGCTACATCGAGACCGGCGCCGCGATCAGCGGGATGGACGGCGTGTCCGAGATCGCCCGCTTCGTCGAGAAGCCGGACGCCGCGACCGCCGCGACCTTCCTGGCGGATGGCCGGCACCTGTGGAACTCCGGCATGTTCGTGGCCACCGCCGCCACCCTGCTGGCCGAGCTGGAGCGCCTGGCGCCGGAACTGCTGGCCGCCGTGCGCGCCGCGGTCGCCGATGCCACCCGCGACCTCGACTTCGTGCGGCTCGCGGTGGAATCCTTCACCCGCGCGCCTGACATCTCCATCGACTACGCGGTGATGGAAAAGACGGCGCACGCCGCCGTGGTCCCGGCCTCGATCGGCTGGTCCGACGTCGGCTCCTGGTCCGCGCTGTGGGAGATCAGCCCGCAGGACGAACAGGGCAATGCCACCATCGGCCCGGTCGAGCTGCTGGATGCCAAGAACTGCTACGTGCGCAGCGAAGGCATGCTGACCACCGTGGTCGGGCTGGAAAACGTCGTGACCGTGGTCACCGACGACGCCGTGCTGGTGATGCACCGCGACCGTTCGCAGGACGTGAAGACCCTGCTGACCCAGCTCAAGAAGTCCGGCCGCAAGGAGGCGACGGAGCACCGCCGCTCCTTCCGCCCCTGGGGCCACTACGAGGGGCTGATCCAGGGCGACCGCTTCCAGGTCAAGAAGATCTCGGTCAAGCCGGGTGCCAAGCTGTCGCTGCAGAAGCACTTCCATCGTGCCGAGCACTGGGTGGTGGTGAACGGCACCGCGATCGTGGAACGGGATGCCGAGCGCATCCTGCTGCGGGAAAACGAGTCCGTGTACCTGCCGCTCGGCTGCGTGCACCGGATGGAGAATCCCGGCATGATCCCGCTGACGCTGATCGAGGTGCAGTCCGGCGCCTATCTGGGCGAGGACGACATTGTCCGCTTCGAGGACACCTACGGCCGCACCTGA
- a CDS encoding tripartite tricarboxylate transporter permease has protein sequence MDLLLSNLAHGFGVAMSFDNLLFALLGALIGTAIGVLPGIGPVATISLLLPITFGQPATTAIIMLAGIYYGAQYGGSTTAILLNLPGEVSSVVTTLEGYKMARNGRAGAALTIAAVGSFFAGSVSTLLVAASGPLLTEVALSFGPADYFSLMLLGLIISAVLAQGSVVKSVAMVVLGVALGLVGTDVQTGQQRFTFGVPELSDGLNFAAMAMGVFGIAEIILNLEKPEVRSVLTAKVGSLFLTKHEWARATPAVLRGTVVGSVLGILPGGGASLASFGSYMMERKMSKGRAEFGNGAIEGVAGPEAANNAAAQTSFIPLLTLGIPSNAVMALMVGALIIQGIQPGPRMVETQPDLFWGLICSMWIGNLMLLVINLPLIGMWVKLLQVPYKYMYPAILTFCAIGVYSINNNVFDVYSTVFFGVLGYVFNKLKMEPAPLLVGFVLGPMMEEHLRRAMLLSRGDPTVFIERPISGVLLAICALALGLMLLPGLRKKKEAAMAG, from the coding sequence ATGGACCTTCTTCTTTCAAACCTCGCGCATGGCTTCGGCGTCGCGATGAGTTTCGACAACCTGCTGTTCGCCCTGCTGGGCGCGTTGATCGGCACCGCCATCGGCGTGCTGCCGGGCATCGGGCCGGTTGCCACCATCTCGCTGCTGCTGCCCATCACCTTCGGCCAGCCGGCCACCACCGCCATCATCATGCTCGCCGGCATCTACTACGGCGCGCAGTACGGCGGCTCGACCACGGCCATCCTGCTCAACCTTCCAGGCGAGGTGTCATCCGTCGTCACCACGCTGGAAGGCTACAAGATGGCCCGCAACGGGCGTGCCGGCGCGGCGCTGACCATCGCGGCCGTCGGCTCGTTCTTCGCGGGCTCGGTGTCCACCCTGCTGGTGGCGGCCTCCGGCCCGCTGCTGACGGAGGTGGCGCTCTCCTTCGGCCCGGCCGACTACTTCTCGCTGATGTTGCTGGGCCTGATCATCTCCGCCGTGCTGGCGCAGGGCTCGGTCGTGAAGTCGGTGGCCATGGTGGTGCTGGGCGTGGCGCTCGGCCTGGTGGGCACGGACGTGCAGACCGGTCAGCAGCGCTTCACCTTCGGCGTGCCGGAGCTGTCGGACGGCCTGAACTTCGCCGCCATGGCGATGGGCGTGTTCGGCATCGCCGAGATCATCCTGAACCTCGAGAAGCCGGAAGTCCGCTCGGTGCTGACCGCCAAGGTCGGCAGCCTGTTCCTGACCAAGCATGAATGGGCCCGCGCGACGCCCGCCGTGCTGCGCGGCACGGTGGTGGGCTCCGTGCTCGGCATCCTGCCGGGCGGCGGCGCCTCGCTGGCTTCCTTCGGCTCCTATATGATGGAGCGGAAGATGTCGAAGGGCCGGGCCGAGTTCGGCAACGGCGCCATCGAGGGCGTGGCCGGTCCCGAGGCCGCCAACAACGCGGCGGCGCAGACCTCCTTCATTCCGCTGCTGACGCTGGGCATCCCGTCCAACGCCGTGATGGCGCTGATGGTCGGCGCGCTGATCATCCAGGGCATCCAGCCCGGCCCCCGCATGGTCGAGACGCAGCCGGACCTGTTCTGGGGCCTGATCTGCTCCATGTGGATCGGCAACCTGATGCTGCTGGTCATCAACCTGCCGCTGATCGGCATGTGGGTGAAGCTGCTGCAAGTGCCCTACAAGTACATGTACCCGGCGATCCTGACCTTCTGCGCGATCGGCGTGTATTCCATCAACAACAACGTGTTCGACGTGTATTCGACCGTCTTCTTCGGCGTGCTCGGTTACGTGTTCAACAAGCTGAAGATGGAGCCCGCGCCGCTGCTGGTGGGCTTCGTGCTCGGCCCGATGATGGAGGAGCACCTGCGCCGCGCCATGCTGCTGTCGCGTGGTGACCCGACCGTGTTCATCGAGCGCCCGATCAGCGGCGTGCTGCTGGCCATCTGTGCGCTGGCCCTCGGCCTGATGCTGCTGCCCGGCCTGCGCAAGAAGAAGGAGGCGGCGATGGCGGGCTGA